A region of the Pseudarthrobacter phenanthrenivorans Sphe3 genome:
CGTCGGCGATGTGCGGGCGTCCCAGGGTGGCGCCGGGAGCCACGTGGTGGATGACGTCGTCCCACGTGAGGGGGTAGTCCTCGGCCAGGAGGGTGACCATCCGCTCGGCGCGCGTCTGCCGCGCATCCTTGGCCTTGGTGATTTCCTCAAGGAGGCCCGCATGGTTGGGATCGTGGAGGTAGCTCAGGAGGTGCACGCTGATGCCCTCCTCGGTGCGGCACGACACCTCCATTCCCGGCACCAGGGCAATCCCCTGCTCAAGCGCTGCGGCGGCGGCCTCATCCCACCCGGCAGTGGAGTCGTGGTCCGTCAGCGCCACCACGTCCAGACCCGCGCGGGCGGCAGAAGCCATCACGTCAGCGGGTTTTTCCGTGCCGTCGGAGACATTGGAGTGGGCATGCAGGTCGATCCTCACCTGTCCAGAGTAGTTGACCTTCTGTTCACCCTGCGTATGCCGCTGTTCGCGTAGCCGCGGTGCCGGTGAGACGATGGTGCCGTGAACGATGCCGATAACACCCGAAATTCTGCTTCCCAGCCCCTGGAGGAGCGCGTCAACAACCGCTCCCAGCGGCCCAGTTCCGATGCGTTCAAGGCTTTCATGGCCAGCAACTGGGCGCCATCCAGCCAGGAACTCCCTGCGCGGGACGCCGTGGCCGGACATGCCGCGCGGCGCCGCAAGGCCATCTCCAGCAAGTTCAAAGGCGAACGCCTGGTCATCCCGGCCGGCCCGTTGAAGGTGCGCTCCAACGACTGCGACTACCGCTTCCGCCCCCACTCCGCCTTTGCCCACCTGACCGGCCTCGGCCTTGACCACGAACCTGATGCCGTCCTGATCCTTGAGCCTGTTGGGGAAGGAACGGGCGACGACGGCGGCCACCACCGTGCCACGCTCTACTTCCGGCCGCTTGCCGGGCGGGATACCGAGCAGTTCTACGCCGACTCCCGGGCAGGTGAATTCTGGATCGGGGCACGCCCCACCCTGGCCGAGTTCGAGGCACGCCTGGGCCTGGCGACGGCGCACATCGACCAGCTGGAAACAGCCATCACCAAGGACGTTGGAGCACCGGAGATCGGCGGCATCTCCATCCGGCTTGTCCGCAAGGTGGACGAGAACATCGACGCGCTGGTGGACACCGCCCGCTACAACACCGCCAAGGATCCCGAGAACCTGGACATGGAAGTCCTGGACGCCCTCGACGGGAAACTGAGCGAAGCCCTCTCCGAACTGCGCCTGCTCAAGGACAGCTGGGAGATCGAGCAGATGAAGCTGGCCGTGGCCGCCACGGTTGAAGGATTCGAGGAAGTGGTGAAGGCGCTGCCGCGCGCCCTCACCCATGCCCGCGGGGAGCGCGTGGTGGAAGGCGCCTTCTTCGCCAGGGCCCGCGAAGTGGGCAACGAACTGGGCTACGACACCATCGCAGCCTCCGGCAACAACGCCACCGTGCTGCACTGGACCCGCAACACGGGCAAGATCCACGCAGGCGACCTCCTCCTGCTGGACGCCGGTGTGGAGGCGGATTCCCTGTACACAGCGGACATTACCCGCACCATTCCGGCCAGCGGGGTGTTCAGCGACATCCAGCGCAAGGTGTATGAGGCAGTGCTGGACGCTGCCGACGCCGGTTTCGCCGCCGCCCGGCCCGGGGCAAAGTTCCGCGATATCCACACCGCCGCCACCACCGTCCTGGCTGAACGGCTTGCGGACTGGGGCTTCCTCCCCGTCACCGTGGAGGAAGCCATCAGCCCCGAGGGCCAACAGCACCGCCGGTGGATGCCGCACGGCACCAGCCACCACCTGGGACTCGACGTCCACGACTGCGCACAGGCCAAGCGCGAGCTGTACCTGGACGGCATCCTCACCGAAGGAATGGTGTTCACCATCGAACCCGGCCTGTACTTCAAGAATGAGGACCTTGCCATCCCCGAGGAATACCGCGGGATCGGCGTCAGGATCGAGGACGATGTCCTCATGACGTCCGACGGTCCGGTTAACCTGAGCGCCGCCCTGCCCCGCAAGGCGGCAGACGTGGAGGACTGGATGGCCGGCATCTACCGCGAGGCCAACGGCGCCGCCAGGAACTGACTCGCCCACGCACGCAAAAGCGGGGCCGCCGGAGTTTACTTCCGGCGGCCCCGCTTCTGTCTGTGTCGGATCCTTACGGGCGTCAGATTCCTGCCTGCGCCAAACGCGGCTGCGGCTACTGCCGCGCGTCACCCGGATGCTGCTGGTCACCGCTTTGCTGGTCGCCGGCTGGCTGTTCGTGCGAGCCGTGGCTGCCGCCCTGCACTGGACCGTCCTGCCCTGGGCCGTCCTGCGTGGGGCCGGGGCCGGCGGCGGGTCCCTGCGGCAGGCGGACACCGTACTGGGGCCGGCCGTCCGGAAGGTCCGGGTACCGGACGGTGCGCACAGGCTGGGAAGCCGGCGCGTTCTGCTGTTCCGCGGCGGCTTCCTGGCCCTGGGGGGAGGGCCCGGGCTGGCCCTGGGCGGCGGACTGCTGCCCGTAGGGGTCGTTCCAGCCCGACGGACGCGCCGGTCCCTGCCCCTGCTGCTGGTAGGGCGGGTTCTGTTGGTTGTGGTAGTCCCGCTGCGTATAGGGGCCGCCGCCGGCCGCCGCGTCCGAGCGGGTCATCGGCAGCTGCTGAAGCAGCCGGCGCGCTTCATGCGCGGCTTCAGGGGACACCACCACGTCGTAGCTGGTGGCTACAACCTGGCTGGTTGAGGTGAAATCGCGCTTGCCCCGTTGCATGGCGTAGGTGACAATGCCGAACAGCATGAAGAACGCGGCGCCCATGAGCACCGAGGTCAGGATGGAAAAGTACCCCGGTGACGGCGCGAAGAAGGACAGCAGGACACCCACGAAGAGGCCGAACCACATGCCGCTCAGTGCCCCGGACAGGGCAACCCTGGGGTAGCTCAGGCGCCCGGTTACCCGCTCCACCATCTTCAGCTCGTTGCCCACGATGGATACCATGTGGACAGGGAACTGCTGGTCCGCAAGGTAATCCACGGCCTTCTGGGCATCCAGGTAGGAGGTGTAGGAACCCACGGTATCGCCGGTGGGAACGGCACGGGCCTCGTCCATCCCGCCGGGCCCGCCAGCCTTGGGAGCACCAAATATGTTTGCCATACCCCCATTCTTGCCCATGAGGATGTGTGCCGCCTGTAAATTCAGCTAAAAGAGAGCAGACTCGGTAGCCTGTAGGAGTGAGCACAACTCCTACCCGCGTCTTCGTGGCCCGCCTCCTGGGGCTCGATGTCTTCGACCCGCTGGGCGACCGGCTGGGCCGGCTGCGCGATGTTGTTGTGCTGTCCCGCGGTACCCAGGGGCCGCCGCACGTGGTGGGTATCGTCGTCGAAGTTCCCGGGAAAAAGCGCGTGTTCGTGCCGATGACGCGCATTACTTCCATCGACCAGACGCAGATCATCTGCACCGGGCTGGTGAACCTTCGCCGCTTCGAACAGCGCGGGGCCGAAACGCTGGTGGTGGCGGAAATGTTCGACCGCCGCGTCACACTCAGGGACGGCAGCGGCGACGCCACCATTGAAGATATCGCCATGGACCAGACCCGTTCCGGAGACTGGTTCGTCAGCAAGCTCTTTGTCCGGCGGGGCCACTCATTGTCGCCGCTGAGCCGGCTGCGCCGCAACGAAACCCTGATCATCGACTGGGCCGACGCCCTGCAGGGTCCGCGTACCGAACCGCAGGCTGCCACCCAGTTCGTGGCGAACCACGAAGACCTCAAGCCTGCGGACTTCGCCGAGGCCCTCCAGGAGATGAGCGACAAACGGCGTTTCGAGGTGGCGAGCGAGCTGCAGGATGAGCGCCTGGCCGACGTCCTCCAGGAACTTCCGGAGGACGACCAGGTGGAGATCCTCTCCGCCCTGGACGTGCAGCGCGCCGCGGATGTCCTGGAGGAGATGGATCCGGACGACGCCGCCGACCTCCTTGGCGAGTTGCCTTCCGCCCAGGCGGAAGAGCTGCTCCAGCTGATGGAACCCGAGGGCGCCGAGGACGTCCGCCGCCTGCTGGAATACGACGAGGACACTGCCGGCGGCCTGATGACACCTGTCCCGGTCATCCTGCCGCCCGAAGCCACCGTGGCCGAAGCACTGGCCCATGTCCGGCGGGAAGAGCTTTCCCCGGCACTGGCCTCGTCGATCTTCATCGCCCGGCCTCCGCTGGAGACGCCAACCGGCCGGTTCCTGGGCGTGGTGCACATCCAGCAGCTCCTCCGGTTCCCGCCCTATGAGCCGCTGGGAAACCTGGTGGACAAGAACCTGGAGCCGCTCTCGGACCAGGCCCATATCAGCGAAGTGGCACGGACCCTGGCCACGTACAACCTGAACTCCCTTCCGGTAGTCAACGACGCCGGCCGGCTTGTGGGGGCGGTGACTGTTGATGACGTTTTGGATCATCTGTTGCCGGATGATTGGCGCGCCCACGATGGCGAA
Encoded here:
- a CDS encoding aminopeptidase P family protein, whose amino-acid sequence is MNDADNTRNSASQPLEERVNNRSQRPSSDAFKAFMASNWAPSSQELPARDAVAGHAARRRKAISSKFKGERLVIPAGPLKVRSNDCDYRFRPHSAFAHLTGLGLDHEPDAVLILEPVGEGTGDDGGHHRATLYFRPLAGRDTEQFYADSRAGEFWIGARPTLAEFEARLGLATAHIDQLETAITKDVGAPEIGGISIRLVRKVDENIDALVDTARYNTAKDPENLDMEVLDALDGKLSEALSELRLLKDSWEIEQMKLAVAATVEGFEEVVKALPRALTHARGERVVEGAFFARAREVGNELGYDTIAASGNNATVLHWTRNTGKIHAGDLLLLDAGVEADSLYTADITRTIPASGVFSDIQRKVYEAVLDAADAGFAAARPGAKFRDIHTAATTVLAERLADWGFLPVTVEEAISPEGQQHRRWMPHGTSHHLGLDVHDCAQAKRELYLDGILTEGMVFTIEPGLYFKNEDLAIPEEYRGIGVRIEDDVLMTSDGPVNLSAALPRKAADVEDWMAGIYREANGAARN
- a CDS encoding general stress protein; this translates as MANIFGAPKAGGPGGMDEARAVPTGDTVGSYTSYLDAQKAVDYLADQQFPVHMVSIVGNELKMVERVTGRLSYPRVALSGALSGMWFGLFVGVLLSFFAPSPGYFSILTSVLMGAAFFMLFGIVTYAMQRGKRDFTSTSQVVATSYDVVVSPEAAHEARRLLQQLPMTRSDAAAGGGPYTQRDYHNQQNPPYQQQGQGPARPSGWNDPYGQQSAAQGQPGPSPQGQEAAAEQQNAPASQPVRTVRYPDLPDGRPQYGVRLPQGPAAGPGPTQDGPGQDGPVQGGSHGSHEQPAGDQQSGDQQHPGDARQ
- a CDS encoding magnesium transporter MgtE N-terminal domain-containing protein; translated protein: MSTTPTRVFVARLLGLDVFDPLGDRLGRLRDVVVLSRGTQGPPHVVGIVVEVPGKKRVFVPMTRITSIDQTQIICTGLVNLRRFEQRGAETLVVAEMFDRRVTLRDGSGDATIEDIAMDQTRSGDWFVSKLFVRRGHSLSPLSRLRRNETLIIDWADALQGPRTEPQAATQFVANHEDLKPADFAEALQEMSDKRRFEVASELQDERLADVLQELPEDDQVEILSALDVQRAADVLEEMDPDDAADLLGELPSAQAEELLQLMEPEGAEDVRRLLEYDEDTAGGLMTPVPVILPPEATVAEALAHVRREELSPALASSIFIARPPLETPTGRFLGVVHIQQLLRFPPYEPLGNLVDKNLEPLSDQAHISEVARTLATYNLNSLPVVNDAGRLVGAVTVDDVLDHLLPDDWRAHDGEAPIRRLGGRIG